A stretch of Candidatus Parvarchaeota archaeon DNA encodes these proteins:
- a CDS encoding carbohydrate kinase family protein: protein MQVKMAFSASSGLVDSHQPFYSRQNIACAMAGLDVLCVGHMLYDIRCYVGSFPKPDKASIIEQPIHTSSGGSAANVAINLAKLGRQIGIACSLGLDSHGKLLFEDLNKCGVEVGGVKFFKGKSGMSIVLVDRNAEVEVIESVGVCDNYIEISEDYIRSFRHLHATGTNFQVTKEAIGMASRLGLSVSFDPGRSKSALGEKKLAPLLSNIDQLLVNRKELALICASQGPLTANRRPADISEKTCELNAKRLALKYGIDVCVKGGKHQIIVAGGNGSNKGKFFKFNPFHANVVDTIGAGDAFAAGFIDAYLEGRSLQQCAKFAAACAAAEITVPGAHTGIDRGLIMKKFGPC from the coding sequence ATGCAAGTGAAAATGGCTTTTTCAGCATCAAGCGGCTTGGTTGACTCCCACCAACCTTTTTATTCAAGGCAGAATATAGCTTGTGCTATGGCAGGCTTGGATGTTTTGTGCGTCGGGCACATGCTCTATGATATCCGATGCTATGTTGGCAGCTTTCCCAAGCCCGATAAGGCATCCATCATTGAGCAGCCAATCCACACTTCTTCCGGCGGCAGTGCTGCAAATGTTGCAATAAACCTTGCAAAGCTTGGAAGGCAAATCGGGATTGCCTGCTCTTTGGGTCTTGACTCGCACGGCAAGCTGTTATTTGAGGACCTTAACAAGTGCGGGGTCGAGGTGGGCGGGGTAAAATTTTTCAAGGGAAAGTCAGGAATGTCAATAGTCCTTGTTGACAGGAATGCCGAAGTTGAAGTCATTGAGTCAGTAGGCGTGTGCGACAACTACATTGAAATTTCCGAAGACTACATAAGAAGCTTCAGGCACCTGCATGCAACTGGCACCAATTTTCAGGTAACAAAAGAAGCAATCGGCATGGCTTCCCGCCTTGGCCTTTCAGTCTCATTTGACCCGGGAAGGTCAAAGTCCGCCCTGGGTGAAAAAAAACTTGCGCCACTGCTTTCAAACATTGACCAGTTGCTTGTCAACAGAAAGGAGCTTGCACTCATCTGCGCGAGTCAAGGCCCATTGACAGCCAATCGGCGCCCTGCTGACATTTCTGAAAAAACCTGCGAGCTAAACGCAAAGCGGCTTGCACTAAAATACGGGATTGACGTGTGCGTAAAGGGCGGCAAGCACCAGATAATTGTTGCAGGCGGCAATGGCTCAAACAAGGGGAAGTTCTTCAAGTTCAATCCATTCCATGCAAATGTGGTTGACACAATCGGGGCTGGTGATGCTTTTGCGGCAGGCTTTATTGATGCGTATCTTGAAGGGCGAAGCCTTCAGCAGTGCGCAAAATTTGCCGCCGCCTGCGCTGCCGCCGAAATAACAGTTCCAGGCGCGCACACGGGAATTGACCGGGGGCTTATAATGAAAAAGTTCGGGCCCTGCTAA